NNNNNNNNNNNNNNNNNNNNNNNNNNNNNNNNNNNNNNNNNNNNNNNNNNNNNNNNNNNNNNNNNNNNNNNNNNNNNNNNNNNNNNNNNNNNNNNNNNNNNNNNNNNNNNNNNNNNNNNNNNNNNNNNNNNNNNNNNNNNNNNNNNNNNNNNNNNNNNNNNNNNNNNNNNNNNNNNNNNNNNNNNNNNNNNNNNNNNNNNNNNNNNNNNNNNNNNNNNNNNNNNNNNNNNNNNNNNNNNNNNNNNNNNNNNNNNNNNNNNNNNNNNNNNNNNNNNNNNNNNNNNNNNNNNNNNNNNNNNNNNNNNNNNNNNNNNNNNNNNNNNNNNNNNNNNNNNNNNNNNNNNNNNNNNNNNNNNNNNNNNNNNNNNNNNNNNNNNNNNNNNNNNNNNNNNNNNNNNNNNNNNNNNNNNNNNNNNNNNNNNNNNNNCATTTCTGAGGGATAACAAAGCACTGAGAATGCAAGTACTCACTTAATCTAAGTGCAACCAATGATTTAGATGGGTTTTAAGCTATGACTTTTTTTTTTTTTTTTGAACACAAAGCTATGACTAAAACTAGAAAGCAATAACAAAATGATACTTTCTTGACTAAGGGAAAAGAGAACTCATGGGCATAGGGATTAGACCTTGGGTGATCACGTTTCGAACTAAGGATGACAAATGATCAATCAAACTATCTACCTTAAGCCTAGACNNNNNNNNNNNNNNNNNNNNNNNNNNNNNNNNNNNNNNNNNNNNNNNNNNNNNNNNNNNNNNNNNNNNNNNNNNNNNNNNNNNNNNNNNNNNNNNNNNNNNNNNNNNNNNNNNNNNNNNNNNNNNNNNNNNNNNNNNNNNNNNNNNNNNNNNNNNNNNNNNNNNNNNNNNNNNNNNNNNNNNNNNNNNNNNNNNNNNNNNNNNNNNNNNGAGAGGTCGCTCCGGACTCGTTCTCGCGTTTCCGAGTGATCAAAACGCGAGCGACCTCCGCTCGTCGCTCTGGTAAGGTCGCTCTGATAGGGAGATCAGAGCGACTTGACGGTGTCGCTCCGGACTGGTCGCTCCGGTAAGGTGCTCGCCCAATAATCACTTTAAACACTTCTTTGGGACTCCAATTGCACCCAAATGTCTCCAAGAACTCCATGTGGTACTCCAATACCTGATAAGGACTCATGTATGCAAAATGCAACCTAAACATGGCTAAATCCTAATCTATATGATCAAAATGCACATGGGTGAATGGATAAAACATTAGAAATATGCAAGATATCAACTAGTCGAGGATCGGAAAGTTTGGATGGTCTGTTTATTAGGGAATTCAATAATCAACAACTGTATAATTGCATGTCGGGAATCAAAGTTGATTACAATTTGGAATTGAAGACTCGATTCGTAGTAATGGAAATTTTCTTATTCATTTGTGTATAAGGATCGGAAAGTGTGGATGGTCTGTCTGTTACTCAATTGGATAATCAATAACTGTATGATTGAATGTCAGGAATGAAAGGACGATTGAATCAAAGAAAGCTGATTACTATTTGGTTTTCAGAGAAACATCTAGAACTCTGAAACTTGGTTAGATTATACGGGCTGATTACTAAAAAAACTCTGTAACATGGTATAACGAAGTATAACTTTAGTGGTATAACTGTATAACCATGTATAACTTTAATGGTTTAATTTTTTTATATTACAGACAATATGTCTTTTTTCGACGAACATACACTTTGATTATGATGGACATTATTCGAAGGCTGGAGATGATTATGAATGGATTCCAACTGATGCTTGTTTGTATGCTATATCCTTTAAGACATCATAATTGGAGGAGATCACTTATTCATTGTTGAAGGAGAGGATATGCAGGAAGATTGGAATAGATCCTTTAACGAAGAAGCTCAATTTGGGTTACATTCCATTGGTAGTGGAACCTAAGAGACAATCATATATTTTGGATGATGAAGATGTGTTTATTTATCTAACATCAGTGGATAGAGAGCAAAGAAAAAGTATTTTGCATGTGGAAGACATCCAAGAATTGTAAATAGTTCAAATAACCGAGCAATTATCAAGAGTTGGAGAAAGCTCTTGTAGTAGGAATTATAGCGAGCGTGAGAGTGGATATGGAGAAGAAGAGAATGTAGGCACTAGTTTGGAACACGATGAACACCCCCAGAAGAAACAGAACAGGAGTAGGTTGTGAACCTTTTGATTTCAGTTTTGATGTAAAGTAGGTTGTAAGCCTTTCGCTTTCAGTTTTGATGTGAAGTAGGTTGTAAGCCTTTCGCTGTCAGTTTTGATGTTTTTATCGTATGGAAACACTGTGAGGTGAAATTTGTATTTGTGTGTTGTACAACCAAGTGAAACTTTTTTCCTTTACTGGTATAACTACGATAGGTAAACTGAGTAATATGATTGTAAATTCTAAACTTGTTAATAAGTCATGGAAGTAATAAGATAAGATGGTGATTATTATTAAAATTATGATTTAATCAGAATTATAAAAATTTAATTTCAATGCTTGTTAGCAATCATTTAGGAAATACAATGAGTTCTCATAGCTTTTTCGTTAATACTCACCTCGTTACATTTTAAAAATTTGCTACTGGTAGGAAATCAAGTTTATTTGTACATGATCGTATGAGAAATGAACCAAGGAAACATAATATAATTGGTATAACTATAAAATCAGTCATTCAAGTAGAGTATAACTAATATAAATGGAAATAATTAAAAAGTACAACTTTTATGTTTTCTGTAAAATTAAAAACCTGGTGAAACTTCGACCACGAAAATCCTAAAATAAAAATTTCCGCCCAGCTTTTCGAATTTTGAATTTCCCTCTTCCCAGTTTGATAAAACCCCAAAATCGTTTAATCGAAGTGTTAAAGAATTTTTTTTTTGGTTTTCCCCATTGGCTATCTTGTCCTTTCTCTCTCTTCCCTAATTTATCTCTCTCCCATTCGAACTCCCCCCAACCCCGAGAGAGAAATAGTGGAGATGTCTGCTTCATCTTCCACGACCAGTGGTCGTAGACGAGTACGAACTCCGGGAATACCTAGTAAGTGTTGGTGCGGGGTGGGCATCACCGAGCTCATCTCCAAAACAAATCAAAACCCATATCACCGGTATTATCGGTGTATCTATGCGGCATCACTAAGGGTACATCCGTTTAGCTTTAGTTATTGAAGGCTTACTCGTTCTTGTTTTAATGGTACGTTTAATCCGTTGTAGCTTGAGAACGACAATCACGTCTTCAAATGGGTTGATGAAGCTTTCACCGATGAGATACAACAGTTGGACAACCAAGTTCGAAAGCTAGAAGAAGAAGTTCAATTTCTCAAAGCAACAATAAGGAGTGAAAGTGAACTAAGTGAAGGTCCCAAAATAATGGAGCCCAAGATAAAGATATCAGGAGGTTGTGTTATTCTTGTTGTCGTTTTAGTTCTAGGAATTAAGATGTACAAGAAGTAATTCCTAAGAGACTTCCAGCTACTTTCTGTTTTTTCTAAGTTTTTTATAAGTTTCTCCTAAGTTATGCGAAGTTGGATAACTATGTAGTTTGATCTATCGAAAAAGTTTCTATAATTTTAACGATGTTAGACAATTGAGAAAGTGAAAGTAACACAAAGTCTGACCTATTTATACGAAAACGAATTTCAACTTTGTCTAAGTTTTACAAAGTTGGACAATTGATTAAGTGAAAACACAAACTTTTACCAGTTTATACGGACACGAATTTGTAGTTCATCTATTTTTTCGAAGTTGGAAAATTGAAAAAGGTAAAACCACGATGTTTCACCAGCATTTGACATAGTTTCACCAGCATTTAAACAAATTTTCACCAAGTTTAAGACACGTACAAAGATGGAGAATATTGAGAGCAACAAGATTTACAAAAGACCTACAGCCTCATATCGCTGAACATAAGGGTCACTGCTTAGTAGCGACTGCCTGAACTCCTCAACCTCCGGCAAACGCGGATCCAGCAAACGCGGATTGAACCTGAAGTCAGACAATCCACCCTCGGTCTCAAGCCATAGATTAGGAGGACCAAAATAACCTGTGTAAATGAGTTTAGTAAACGTTTTACTCAACTATCACATTTAAAACCAGACACATAAACTACAGTTACTCAAAAATTTGCAGACCCTCCACATCTTAAGGACCACAATCACCTGTCCACGACCCTTCATGTTTTCAAGACCATCCCGGAAGGCATAAGCATGAGCGCCAGTTGC
This genomic interval from Brassica oleracea var. oleracea cultivar TO1000 chromosome C2, BOL, whole genome shotgun sequence contains the following:
- the LOC106323958 gene encoding uncharacterized protein At4g04775-like; protein product: MSASSSTTSGRRRVRTPGIPSKCWCGVGITELISKTNQNPYHRYYRCIYAASLRLENDNHVFKWVDEAFTDEIQQLDNQVRKLEEEVQFLKATIRSESELSEGPKIMEPKIKISGGCVILVVVLVLGIKMYKK